AGACAAAAACCAGGTCTGCAATTCCCCTACTGCCTACAGCAGTTAAAATTATGGATCGTTATGCAACAAATAAGGTCTGCGTAAATAAAGGGAATCTACTTCCTGTTCCCAGCAACCAAAAGCTTAACGAGTACCTGAAAGAGATTGCGGATCTCTGCGGGATTGACAAGAAACTGACCTCCCACATTGCCCGCCATACTTTTGCAACCACCGTAACACTTTTAAATGGTGTACCGATTGAAAGCGTATCCAAGATGCTTGGCCATACCAATATCAGAACGACCCAACACTATGCTAAAATATTGGATATTAAGGTTGGTGCCGATATGGCTTTATTAAAGGAAAAGTATCACTAGGCACTCATAATATTGGTTGATCTGTCGCCAAATTCTTCATGCTTTTTTTGAGTTCTTGAGGGGCTTTTAGAAAACCCAAGTTGCGCAGGGTTTTTCTCTCCTTTATTTATTCTAGCCTTTTGGGGCTAGGATAAATAAAGGCAAGGGAGTTTTTGGGTACCCAAAAACACAACTTGCCGGTTACAAAACAAACAGATTTTGTAACCGGATGTGAGGTCTAGAAGCAGATTCCTGTATCGGCTAGGCAGAACTAAGCTACTAGTCTGCTTAGCCAGCCTATCACTTAGCTACCTAATCAGCATTACACTTAAACACTTTGGTTACTAACTTTAGTTGTTAATTCAAGACTTACAATCTCTTTCTGTAAATCTGAAGGAATATTTTGCCATATAGTTTTTTCAGTCAAGACCAATTGACAACCACATTCATCTTTAGCCACTTTAATAATGTGCTTATACCAATCAAGGTATGTCCATTCTCTTGACTTTGGTGAGTAAAGAAAAAGTCCCTCATTGTCCCAATGCACTTCTGTCGCTGTTCTATAAATTTCCGTAAAACGCACTGTGTTTGGCTTTAGATAGAGCCTACCCTTGTTGTCTATACCTATTGCTAATATCGGATCTATTACCATTATAGATTCTATGCTGTTGGATGATCATAATCTTCATTAAAAAATTCAGTTAAGCTTACTCCAAAACAGTTCAGAATATTAATCAAAGTACCAATAGTTATATTCGCACTCCCCGCCTCATACTTGCCATATTGGGAACGATTTAGATTATGTTCATAAGAAAACTTATCTGGACTGGTATAACCCTTTGATTTCCTAAGACTTTTAAGTCTTAATCCTATTTTCTTTAGCTCGTTTTCACTTGTTAAAAGATCGCTGTTTGCCATGAAATAAAGTAAAGCAAATACTCCACATCAATACACTCCATAAAAAGAGTATTTTTATTTAGAGCATAGACTTTATATCGTTACCTTAGGGTATTAAACAAATAAAAATGTAAATAAACTATTATTAAAACACTTAGAGTCTTGCGGTTGCATTATCTGAAGCCGTAGCGCAAGACAGCAGAATACCTAACCTATTTACTAATATGCTATATTAGCGTATTCCTAAAATAGGTGCGGGACTGCTGTACACTTGTGATACGTAAGGCTTCAGAAACTTTTATGCAACCACGAGATGCAGTTCCGCACCTATTTCTGCATCTCCAAGCTACCAGAAAGCACACAAGATATCCCGTATGAAAAAGTCATTCTGATGGAAAAACTATTTGACCTTCCACAAGGGACACTAGCCTACCAGCATC
This portion of the Pedobacter lusitanus genome encodes:
- a CDS encoding helix-turn-helix domain-containing protein encodes the protein MANSDLLTSENELKKIGLRLKSLRKSKGYTSPDKFSYEHNLNRSQYGKYEAGSANITIGTLINILNCFGVSLTEFFNEDYDHPTA